Proteins encoded in a region of the Phoenix dactylifera cultivar Barhee BC4 chromosome 3, palm_55x_up_171113_PBpolish2nd_filt_p, whole genome shotgun sequence genome:
- the LOC103709790 gene encoding transmembrane protein 209 has protein sequence MEGANRSPPRPSQGPKAKFSVYQNPNFAAALTARSLQPSASALLLISSSFLASALSLLSITSREDSLVKSLTRIHVSFRTAQLLTKVLEAAVGLVFVATLSALIRALSLRNTKNALGVAARSLSAASPSKKPKEQKSLLTERQLGLLGLKPKPTEATVDAEPVKKPPKSRPVPSSEPLVPIRKSAFSYAPSRPSRIGSDAQSSGGGKKLAVSPISPSASLSQYTASPGTPWSRQSSGSAKGIQTEAMLEQFLADVDEKITESAIKAAATPSPTIRGFGIASPGSVATSATASGATRSTPLRPVRMSPGSHQKYTTPPKKGEGELHPPMSMEQAVEAFESLGVYPQIEWWRDRLRQWFSSNLVNPLLEKIETSHIQVMQAAASVGIPITVSQVGSGTPPTATLPINTSPIEGAREWQPTFTLDEDRLLHQLRAILLQARDQSISQVPLAGAQQPQPNPLLPVIQACVDAITEHQRLNTLMKGELIKGLLPQSSVRADYTVQRVRELAEGTCLKNYEYTGNGVGYDKADKKWTSELPTDSHLLLYLFCAFLEHPKWMLHVDPTSYSGAQSSKNPLFLGVLPPKEKFPEKYVAVISGIPAVIHPGACILAVGKQSPPIFALYWDKKLQFSLQGRTALWDAILLLCHKIKQGYGGIVRGVHLGSSAFNILPILDSAEES, from the exons ATGGAAGGCGCGAACAGGAGCCCTCCTCGTCCTTCTCAAGGCCCCAAGGCCAAGTTCTCTGTGTACCAGAACCCCAACTTCGCCGCCGCCCTCACCGCCCGCAGCCTCCAGCCCTCCGCTTCCGCCCTCCttctcatctcctcctccttcctcgcctccgccctctccctcctctccatcacctcCAG GGAAGATAGCCTCGTCAAGAGCTTGACACGGATCCACGTTTCCTTCAGAACAGCTC AACTCCTTACCAAGGTCTTGGAAGCTGCAGTCGGCCTGGTGTTCGTGGCGACTCTATCGGCCCTTATCAGGGCACTGTCACTCCGCAACACAAAGAACGCCCTGGGTGTCGCCGCTCGTTCTTTATCAGCTGCATCCCCTTCGAAGAAACCGAAGGAGCAGAAGAGCCTCCTGACCGAGCGCCAGCTGGGGCTTTTAGGCTTGAAGCCGAAACCCACTGAAGCGACTGTAGATGCCGAGCCCGTCAAGAAGCCCCCTAAGTCCCGGCCCGTCCCATCCTCCGAACCCCTCGTCCCCATCCGGAAATCGGCGTTCAGCTATGCCCCTTCTCGACCGTCCCGAATTGGGTCTGATGCACAGAGCTCCGGCGGTGGCAAGAAGCTGGCAGTGTCGCCCATATCACCCTCTGCCTCACTTTCGCAGTACACCGCCTCTCCTGGAACTCCATGGTCGCGGCAGAGCTCAGGCAGTGCAAAGGGGATACAGACGGAGGCAATGCTGGAGCAGTTCCTAGCAGATGTAGACGAAAAGATCACAGAGTCGGCGATAAAGGCGGCAGCGACACCATCGCCTACCATTCGGGGTTTCGGTATTGCAAGCCCTGGGTCTGTGGCCACCTCAGCGACTGCTTCAGGTGCCACGAGGAGCACACCCTTGAGGCCTGTCAGGATGTCCCCTGGTTCCCACCAGAAGTACACGACGCCCCCGAAGAAGGGAGAGGGGGAGCTGCACCCTCCCATGTCGATGGAACAGGCAGTCGAGGCATTTGAGAGTTTGGGGGTCTACCCGCAGATTGAGTGGTGGCGGGATCGTCTCAGGCAGTGGTTTTCTTCGAATCTGGTGAACCCATTGCTCGAAAAGATCGAGACAAGCCACATTCAG GTAATGCAAGCAGCAGCCAGTGTCGGCATTCCCATTACGGTCAGTCAGGTTGGAAGTGGCACACCACCGACTGCTACACTGCCAATCAATACATCTCCCATTGAGGGTGCAAGAGAGTGGCAGCCAACATTCACGTTGGATGAGGATAGGCTGCTTCATCAATTACGTGCGATCCTTCTGCAAGCAAGAGATCAATCAATAT CGCAGGTACCCTTAGCTGGTGCACAACAGCCACAACCAAATCCTCTACTACCTGTCATACAGGCATGTGTGGATGCCATCACCGAACACCAGAGGCTTAACACACTGATGAAAGGAGAGCTGATTAAAGGCTTGCTGCCTCAGAGCAGCGTACGTGCAGATTACACAGTTCAAAGAGTCCGAG AGCTTGCTGAAGGAACATGCTTGAAGAACTACGAGTATACAGGGAATGGGGTTGGTTATGATAAAGCAGACAAAAAGTGGACAAGCGAGCTACCAACTGACTCTCACTTGTTGTTGTACTTATTCTGCGCTTTCTTGGAGCATCCCAAATGGATGTTGCATGTTGATCCTACCTCCTATTCTGGTGCACAGTCTAGCAAGAATCCCTTGTTCCTGGGAGTTCTCCCTCCAAAAGAAAAGTTTCCTGAGAAGTATGTGGCTGTTATCTCAGGCATTCCAGCTGTAATTCACCCAGGAGCTTGTATATTAGCAGTTGGGAAGCAAAGTCCTCCAATATTTGCTTTATATTGGGATAAGAAGCTGCAATTCTCTCTTCAG GGAAGGACAGCATTATGGGATGCTATTTTGCTCCTTTGTCACAAAATTAAGCAAGGCTATGGAGGTATTGTGAGAGGAGTTCATCTTGGTTCTTCAGCTTTTAATATCCTTCCAATTCTTGATTCTGCTGAAGAAAGCTGA